The genomic window GGGGGGCGATGGGAGAGGCTGAGCCCCCTCCCCGGCCTGggggtcccatccctgtccctgtcccaagggtcccatccccatcccaaaggtcccatccctgtcccaagggttccatccctgtccccatcactgtccctgtccctttCCTGGGggtcccgtccccgtccccgtccccagcccaggggtcctgtccttgtccccattccgggggtcccatccctgtccctgtccctgtcccaagggtcccatccccatcccaaaggtcccatccctgtccccatccctgtcccgggggtcccatccctgtccctgtccctttccTGGGggtcccgtccccctccccagcccagggatcccatccctgtccccatcccggcGGTCCcactcctgtccccatcctggggatcccatccctgtcctgggGGTCccgtctccatccccatcccagggaggcccatccctgtccccgtccccagcccgggggtcctgtccctgtccccatcccggggtcccgtccctgtccccagcccgggggTCCCATCCCTCCTACCTCCAGGAAGGTTCCGTTCCAGAGGCGCCCGCGGGCCGTCAGGACGGCAGCGCGCTCAAAGCTGCGCAGGGGGCAGCGAAAGGCCAGGCAGCGCGCGGTGCCCTGGGCACAGTCCTGCGGGACAGGGGGGGTCAGCAGGGACAGGGGCACCCCAGGAACGGGGGCACCCCAAGAGTGGGTGCTCCCCATCAGCAGGGGCACCCCATGagtggggacaccccaggagcaGGGGGCACCCCACCAGTGGGGGCACCCCGGGAGCAGGGGCACCCCAGGAGTGGATGTTCCCCATCAGCAGGGGCACCCCAGGAGTAGGTGCATCCCAGAAGCAGGGGCACCCCAAAAGTGGATGCTACCCAGGAGAGAGTGCACCCCAGGAGTGGGTGCTCCCCACCAGTGGGGACATCTCAGGGCTGGGAATACCCCAAGACCGGGGACACCCCAGCAGTAAGGGCACCCCAAGAGTGGGTGCTCCCCAGGAAACGGGGTACCCCAAGAGTGGGTGCTCCCCAGGAAACGGGGCACCCCAGGAGCGGGTGCACCCCATCCCCGCTCACCAGTGTGACGTTCCTCCTCCTCTCCGCGGGGGCCGGCACCCACCAGGACCCCGGGGTGGGCTCCTCGGCGGGGTCACCCTCCCCCGATGGCTCctgcgggtgggggggggaaggatggatATGGAGGGAGGGGTGGCACAGAcccacccccagccacccccgtccccccccgtccccacgtcccctcctGTGGCGGTACCAGGGCCAGGCGCAGCGGGTTggcgggggggctgcaggctgtGGGTGGCCCGGGGGGGGCCACCAGCTCCAGGTGGAGGGGGTAGAGCAGCCATTTCCCGTTGCTGGTCTcgtggggccagaggagggtgaggaaggccgAGCCCAGCGTCTTCAGCGACGGCCCCCGGTTGGAGACCtgcggtgggggtgggggggggacagggacatgttGGTGTGAGTGGGGTGGCCACCTCTCGGCCCCCTCCTGCGCCCCAccccggccccacagcccccctgccccacagccacccccccaTCCAGGAgcgtggggtgggaaggggagcacCGTCccacaggatggggacagggatagggATGGGACCCCCAGGACAAGGatcgggatgggatgggatgggacccccggaatggggacagggatgggatcccCGGGCTGGGAAGGGGGATGAGAccactgggatggggacagggatggggatgggacccccaggatggggacagggatgggacccccaggatggggacagggatgggattcCCAGGATCAGGACAGGGACAGgacccctgggctggggagggggacgaGACCCCTggaacagggacagggatgagacccccagggcagggacaggggacagagacacacacacacccccccccagcatccccgtgtcccccccagtccccgaCTCACCGTGACCTCGAAGCGCACGGCGCTGCCCACCTGGGTCTCCCGCTTCACAGCACTCTCCCCCAGCACCACCCCACCGAAAAAGAGCCGGGGGGGCACGGCCACGCTGCAGGGACACCCGGGGGGGTCAGCACAGCCTCAGGGGGGGCTTctgggcccccccctccccaccttcacTCACCCCGTCACGGAGAGGGGCAGCTCGATGACCACGCGGGCGCGAGCCACCACCGGCTCCAGCCCCGGCTGCTCGCTGATCCTGGGGAGAGGTGGAGGGGTTTAGGGGGGGCATCACCCCAAATCCCGCCCTcccctgcaaacagagcaaagggggggggggttcaaCCGGGAAGGCCCCCGACCCCCCCAGGCGCTCACGTGGACAGGGCCAGCTCCACTGCCAGGTCCGTGGTCTGGATGGTGATGCCCAGGGTGCTGAGGATGAGGAAGAACCGCACCTGGGGACGGAGCGGGGGGGTgaggactggggctggggggagcaaggggggttgggagggggcaGGCCAGGGAGCTGCACCCACCTGGGCTCCGCGTTTCATGGGGTTCCCCAGCTCGCACTCCACCTGCGAGCCGTTCTGGTTGGCGAGGCACACCACTGGCTtgtcctggggggcagagggatgAGCCCCCGCTCCTGGCATCCCCCCCAGCCCGCTGTGTCACAGGACtgacccccaccagcacccctggCACCGGACCTCTGCACCCCCAGGACCAGCCCTGTCCCTCCAATGTCCCCAGGAccaccccatccctctgcaccTCCAGGACCACCCCATCCCACATCTCCAGCACCCCCAGGACCACCCCATCCCACACCCCCAGGACCAGCCCCGTCCCTTCAGCGTCCCCAGGAccaccccatccctctgcacccCCAGGACCACCCCATCCCACATCCCCAGGACCAGCCCTGTCCCTCCGGTGTCCCCAGGGCCGTCTCCATCCCTCTGCACCCCCAGAaccatccccatccctctgcatcccccccagatcaccccatccctctgcccccagcacccTCGGTGCCACCCtccggccccccccagcccctgtaCCGAGGGTGCCCGCCCATCGTAGGGGCGCAGGGCGGAGTAGGGCAGCTCGGGGGGGAAGGTGGCGGTGAGCAGGGCCTCGTGGGCATCGTCCCCGTCCCGCTGCGGCTCCGCCGGGTCCGAGGGCAGGTTGGTCACCTGGATCTCCAGGGCCACGTCCTTCTGGTCGCTCATGGCGAAGATGGCGGTGCCATCCTCCCCCCTGGGGATGGAGAGGCCCATGAGACCCCCCGCCTTGGGGTGTCCCCAACATCGGGGTgacccgtccccgtccccctcaCCTGGGCAGGGGCAGGAAATCGGCGTCCCCCAGGCGGGCGCAGAACTGGaagtggagctggaggttgctcTGGCAGATCTTGTcgtccccacagccctgcttcAGGAAAtgcacctgggggggggacacaaacgGCGGGGGACGGGGACACTCCAGACATCTCCCCCCCTGCACGGGACGGTGCCCCCTGGAtccctggggaggggatgtggCCGGGTCCCCACCTCAgtgcggtgggtgctgggctgctgggggctgaggACGGGCAGCAGCGGCGGGAGGGTGGTCTCCCGGCCCCGCCGAGGGGTCCCCGCTCCCCGGATGCCGTAGGCGAGGGTGACGGCGATGGGGCGCAGCTTGTCACGGATGCTGTCctgcggggacatggggggaacgtggtggggacagggatgagaatggggagaaaatggggatggggacagagacagggataggggtgggaatggggacaggaatgaggatgaggatggggacagggatgagcacgaggatggggacagggatgagcatGAGGatagggacagggatggagatggggatgaggatgaggagaaaatggggacagggatggggacgtgaACAGGGATGAATAAAGGGGTGAAGATGAGGATCAGGACAGGGATGGAAACAGGGATGAGAACGGGAATGGGGACaggaatgaggatggggatgaggatcaGGATGGGGATGGAAACACatgagaatggggatggggataagGATCAGGGCTGGAAACAGGGATGagaacagggatggggatggggacagggatgaagatgaggatCAGGACAGGGATGGAAACAGATGAGAACggagatggggatgaggatgaggatggggacaaggatgaggatggggatgaggataaggatggggatggggatgaggatggggacccACCTGGAGCTGGAAGGTGGCTGTGACGCAGGTGCGGACGTGCTGCCGGGGCAGCTCCACGGTGTTGGAGAACTGGTGCTCGGGGTCCGAGGGCCGGCGGCCGAGGAAGGAGACACGGGGGGCCTGGCCCAGCCGCCGCCGATCCGTGTCGGCATCCAACACGTACTCCAgcactgggggggagggaggggaggaagagggatgggCACGATGCTGGGggtccctcccctcccaccccgggGGGctcctgtgccccccaccctgctgcccgtcccccccccacgcTCACCGAGGCGGGGGCTGTAGCTGGCGGGGCTGGCCGTGTAGCTGAAGCAGACTCGGACGTCCACGCTGGGAGGGCACaggggggggccatggggtgaGACGGGTGGCACCCACCTATGGCTGTGTCCTGGCTGCGTGCCCAgggaggggaaatggggggggacacagcgggTGGCACCCACCAGACGCCCTCCTGGTGCTGGCAGTTGCTCTGCTCCAGGTCGATgttgggggggagcagggagacgTTCCTGGAGACGTGGACGACTGGCCGGGCCCTGCCGGGGGAGAAACAGGGGGTGCcagtctgccccccccccccgacaaaGGGCACCCCGAGCCTTGCACAGACCCAGCactcacacacacccaccccaccccccccgggaaTCCCAGCTGTGCCCAGAGATTGGGGACCCCCTGGGTCAGGGGATACTCTGGGAGGGTTTGAGGGaagcctggggtggggggtggtcggggggggggcggtgctcGAGGTGGGGTATACCCAGGGTGGGGGGATGCTTGGGGTGGGGGATGCTCAGAGTCAGGgatgcctggggtggggggaggcccGGGGGGGGGCACTCACCTGTACAGCACCACGGTGTCGGAGAGGGAGCCGACGAGCAGGTCGGGGTAGAGGTTTCCATCCACGTCCAGCCCCCCCGAGAGGGAGTACCCGAAAGCCGtcacccccacaccctccccgTCCAGGACCTGGGGACAGGCCACCCGTGACACAgggaacttggggggggggggggggggccgggggggtgaTGGTCAGTGCacacccccccacctcacccccccccctcacctgcgCCGGCTTTGCCACGATGCCCAGGTTGCTGCCGTGGTAGATGTAGACTTTGCCGGCGCCATCGAAGGGGGCTCCCACGGCCAGGTCTGGGGGGGGCCAAGTGTGTGGTGGGGGGGTGTCGGTTCTGAGACCCCTCCTGGGACCCTCAATGAGATGCTCAGGGGTGAGGGATGCTCAGGGTGGGGAGATGCTCAGGGTAGGGGGATGCTCAGGGTAGGGGGAATTGATGGGATGCAGCCCCCCCTGCTGCCACCATCTCCCTGCCCTAGCATCATCCCAGCCCATGGAGACACCCCCCCGAGCCCCTCACCCTCGAAGCCGTCGTGGTTGAGGTCTCCAGCAGCGCTGAGGGCGATGCCGAACATGGAGCCGCGGGTGCCGTTGAGGCGCAGGGGGGTGGCGGCTTCCCAGCGCCCCGCCGGGTTGATATAGACGTAGGCGGCCCCCCCGATCTCCTCCTTACGCTCGAAAAAGTGGGGGGCCCCCACCACCAGGTCCATCCAGCTGCGGGGACGGTGGCTCCATCACCCTCCGTCCCCCTCCCGCTGcaggggggcgatggggggggcagggaggaccAAGCTGCCTCAagctggggagaagggggcggggtggggggtgtgtgtgtgtcccccaaaaaaaaaccctcacccatCGCTGTTGAGGTCGAGCACGGCCAGGGCGTAGCCGAAGGCGGAGGTGAGCTGCTGGCCGGGCAGCACGGCCTCGGGCACCAGGCGGTTGGCCCCGTCGCGGCGGAGGATGAGGACGGCCCCGGTGTGGTTGGCACGGGGGGCACCGGTGACGAAGCTCAGCTCCCGCCGCCGCGTCAGCCCCGCGCCCGAGTCCACCGAgaagcctggggggggggagatggagtGTGGGGGGCAGTTATTAGGGGGGTGCTCACCCACCCGccgcaggccccccccccccccgccaatatCCACCCATCCGTCCCTCTGTccgtccgtctctctctctctgctcagccctggggggggggtgtctcgggGACCCTCGtgctttggtggtggtggtgggggctctgctcgtgcctcagtttccctgctctGTGCTCCCTGGGGCACAGCGGCTgcagctgggggcgggggggggggcaggactgTGGAGTCCCATCCCCAGTTCCGGGACTGGGGGGAGCCAAGGgggagcagaggctgctggggGGAGCGAGgaccagccccctccccccccccgcattgCCAGGAGGGgagattttggggaaagaaagggagattttggggaaagaaaggatGATTTTGGGGCCAGAGCAGCAAGACCCAGAGCATTGCCGGACAGGAGCCAGATCCCCCCGCCAGTGGGGGCCGGGAGCCCCTTCCCCACATGCAGCAGCTGCAGTgatcagcgcccccccccccccccccgcagccccccgagcccccagccaggctccagcaggatgtggctgctgccccccccccgcgggaACCATGCACCCCCCCATGCAGAAACACCTCCGGAGGGCAGAGCATGGGGAAAGCAGGGTGCAGGGGGGGCCACGCCAGGCTCAgagtcccatcccccccccccagcctggcggTGCCCCCACCGCGGCCCCggcacagggaggggacacaggacagggatggggacaaggcagTGCTGCCCGCAGGTACCCCCGGCTGGGGAGGAGTTTGGGACCCCCACCCTTGGGACGGGGGGGGGCGGTGACGGCCACAGGCTCGTGCCTGACACCAAATGTTCCcactgtgtgtgtgggggggtgagcGTGCAGCCACACGCGTGCACGGCTGGGGGTGTGCACAAGTGGGGGGGGCCATGCACAGGGAGGGAGGTCGCTCAGTGCGTGTGTGCGCAGGGAGGGGGGGCGATGCGTGTGCAGGAGGGGGGGTGCTCAGTGCCTGCGTGTCTACACGGGGAgggggcacacgcgtgtgcacgtaCACGTGTGCCGGCGGGGCCTGGTGGGGGCTGCGGGACCCCCTCCTTTGCTCTCCCCTCCACAGacacggcggggcggggggggggggggacagacacacAGACCACAGTGACACgggtccggggagggggggtggggggggcacacggggacGCCGGTGTCACCCGGCGCTTACGAACCCAAGTAGCTATTGTGGGGGACGTCGCCGGCCGCCCCGGGCACCTTCTCTCCGGGCTGGGGGGTTTTGTAGACCAGCTGGTCGGGGTCTGAGCTATCAATGTTTGTCACAAAGAGCAGCCCTGagccgcggccgggcggggggggaggagggaggaggggggggagaaagagagaggggcgTCAGGGTggcggtggggaccccccccctccggcccccACGCCGCCCCCCCTACCCAGGTAGCTGTTGGCGGGCAGGGGGATGAGCGAGGGGTCCTGGTCCTTCTCGCCCCCGGCTTCGTAGGGGCCGTCGTCGTAGCgcagcaggtccagggagctCTGGTTGAGCAGCTCCACGCGCAGGGTCCCTGCCAGGcgagggggggtgagggggcggGATGGGGGGACACACGCACACTCACACACGCTCACACACGCGCGCGCACGCACCCCCCCACGGGGACCCTCCTGGGGGCAAAGGGGCGTCGGGGCTGCCCCATGGCACagcgatggtggggggggggatccgcctccccccccccggctgggcATCCCGACACGCGCGTGTGTGTGCTGACGTGAGCGCACACGCCTACCCACACGTGTGCACACGCGCAGAGAACGTAGCCCGGGTGCTCACACCCACAGCGTGAACACAGACGTGTGCTCATGCCCATAGCAggcacacacacgtgtgctcaCACCTACAGCGTGAACACAGACGTGCTCACACCCATAATAGGCACACACATGTGTGCTCACACCTACAGCGTGAACACAAACATGTGCTCACACCCATAGCAggcacacacacgtgtgctcaCACCCACAGCGTGAACACAAACATGTGCTCACGCCCATAGcaggcacacacacatgtgcTCACGCCCACGGCATGAACACAGACATGTGCTCACGCCCATAGCAggcacacacacgtgtgctcaCGCCTACGGCATGAACATGCATCACACATACATGAGCACGCACCTGCATGCACGCACACGGCTATACATACACACAAGCACACTCATACAGCATACACACCCACGTGTTCAGACTCACAGCATGCTCACACACGTGTTCACACGTATAACATGCTCACACCCTCAGCACACTCACACGTGTGCTCACACCTGTAACATACTCACACACATGTGCTCACACCCTCAGCGTTCACACGCACGTGCTAATACCCGTAACATGCTGACGTGCTCACACCCACAGCATGCTCACACACGTGTGCTCACACCCTCAGCACACTCACACATGTGTGCTCACACCCGTAACACGATCATACATGTGTGCTTACACCTGTAACACGCTCACACCCTCAGCACACTCACACACGTGTGCTCACACCCTCAGCATTCACATTCATGTGCTAATACCCGTAACATGCTGACGTGCTCACACCCACAGCATGCTCACACACGTGTGCTCACACCCTCAGCACACTCACACACGTGTGCTCACACCCGTAACACGCTCACACATGTGCTC from Numenius arquata unplaced genomic scaffold, bNumArq3.hap1.1 HAP1_SCAFFOLD_627, whole genome shotgun sequence includes these protein-coding regions:
- the ITGA7 gene encoding integrin alpha-7, translating into MAGARRLCLPWLCLRLVATAAFNLDATSSLLKDGDKGSLFGFAVALHRQLSPEPAGWLLVGAPQAPALPGQGANRTGGLFACPLTPELSDCWRVPIDEGVDLQRESKENQWLGVSVKSQGAGGKIVTCAHRYEARHRVRQPLETRDVIGRCFVLSQDLRVRDELDGGEWKFCQGRPQGHDRFGSCQQGLAAAFSPDHHYVLFGAPGTYNWKGTLRVELLNQSSLDLLRYDDGPYEAGGEKDQDPSLIPLPANSYLGFSVDSGAGLTRRRELSFVTGAPRANHTGAVLILRRDGANRLVPEAVLPGQQLTSAFGYALAVLDLNSDGWMDLVVGAPHFFERKEEIGGAAYVYINPAGRWEAATPLRLNGTRGSMFGIALSAAGDLNHDGFEDLAVGAPFDGAGKVYIYHGSNLGIVAKPAQVLDGEGVGVTAFGYSLSGGLDVDGNLYPDLLVGSLSDTVVLYRARPVVHVSRNVSLLPPNIDLEQSNCQHQEGVCVDVRVCFSYTASPASYSPRLVLEYVLDADTDRRRLGQAPRVSFLGRRPSDPEHQFSNTVELPRQHVRTCVTATFQLQDSIRDKLRPIAVTLAYGIRGAGTPRRGRETTLPPLLPVLSPQQPSTHRTEVHFLKQGCGDDKICQSNLQLHFQFCARLGDADFLPLPRGEDGTAIFAMSDQKDVALEIQVTNLPSDPAEPQRDGDDAHEALLTATFPPELPYSALRPYDGRAPSDKPVVCLANQNGSQVECELGNPMKRGAQVRFFLILSTLGITIQTTDLAVELALSTISEQPGLEPVVARARVVIELPLSVTGVAVPPRLFFGGVVLGESAVKRETQVGSAVRFEVTVSNRGPSLKTLGSAFLTLLWPHETSNGKWLLYPLHLELVAPPGPPTACSPPANPLRLALEPSGEGDPAEEPTPGSWWVPAPAERRRNVTLDCAQGTARCLAFRCPLRSFERAAVLTARGRLWNGTFLEEYLAVTSVELIVRASVSVTSSIKNLVLKDASTQIPVSIYLDPGAAVAGGVPWWVVLLAVLAGVLVLALLVAILWKLGFFRRARYAPPAVPQYHAVKIPREERQQFREEKTGTIQRKEWAANLREAGDGHVAPSSA